The following are encoded in a window of Miltoncostaea marina genomic DNA:
- the mreC gene encoding rod shape-determining protein MreC gives MSTSASTGIARRRAILRRGVIATLVVVCLAIFTGYFRESSDGPLHDAQGAAASVVAPVQEVATRALEPFRDAWGWATSLRDARDRAAALEAEVEELRGRAVFDAVREQRLAELEATLGVEPLLDTERRLGGYEPVTGRVIARSFTDWYRSARVSVGAGDGVVRNSPVVAGTQRGAALVGVVTSVSGSQADVAFITDGRTEVGAGIPEAGNFQGLVQSISPGQLRLSGVPRAAPVKALQSVVTAGWARGRLKSIYPPGIPIGQVTSVGGQEVDVQQTVQVTPYVDPRTRSYLTVLVPTSPEAKERAAG, from the coding sequence ATGTCCACCTCCGCGAGCACCGGGATCGCCCGGCGGCGGGCCATCCTCCGCCGCGGGGTGATCGCCACCCTCGTGGTGGTGTGCCTGGCGATCTTCACCGGCTACTTCCGCGAGTCATCCGACGGCCCGCTGCACGACGCGCAGGGCGCCGCGGCGAGCGTGGTGGCGCCGGTCCAGGAGGTCGCGACCCGCGCCCTCGAGCCGTTCCGCGACGCCTGGGGCTGGGCCACCAGCCTGCGCGACGCCCGCGACCGGGCGGCCGCGCTCGAGGCCGAGGTCGAGGAGCTGCGCGGCCGGGCCGTGTTCGACGCCGTCCGCGAGCAGCGCCTGGCCGAGCTCGAGGCGACGCTCGGGGTGGAGCCGCTGCTCGACACCGAGCGGCGGCTGGGCGGCTACGAGCCGGTCACCGGGCGGGTCATCGCGCGCTCGTTCACCGACTGGTACCGCAGCGCGCGCGTCTCGGTGGGCGCCGGCGACGGCGTGGTGCGCAACTCGCCCGTGGTCGCGGGCACCCAGCGCGGGGCCGCGCTCGTGGGCGTGGTGACCTCGGTCAGCGGCTCGCAGGCCGACGTCGCCTTCATCACCGACGGCCGCACGGAGGTCGGGGCCGGCATCCCCGAGGCCGGCAACTTCCAGGGCCTGGTGCAGTCGATCAGCCCCGGGCAGCTGCGCCTGAGCGGGGTGCCGCGCGCCGCGCCGGTCAAGGCGCTGCAGTCGGTCGTGACCGCCGGGTGGGCGCGCGGCCGGCTCAAGTCGATCTACCCGCCGGGCATCCCGATCGGCCAGGTGACGAGCGTCGGCGGCCAGGAGGTCGACGTGCAGCAGACGGTGCAGGTCACGCCGTACGTCGACCCGCGCACGCGCTCCTACCTCACGGTCCTCGTGCCGACCAGCCCCGAGGCGAAGGAGCGTGCCGCCGGGTGA
- the mreD gene encoding rod shape-determining protein MreD — protein sequence MSEATRRVIGPATPRPRGRPGRAALGSVAVLTLLAVILEVSVMPYVNLFDGIPDLIAPTVVAVALLRGSLVGAVTGFAAGLLVEMTAPIGTLGVLALLYLVVGAWCGRYCEREESSSLLAPLGLSVAAALFVQLGYMLVQLMLGNGMPASEFVAEVLFPTLALTALLSPPVVLAARRRLGAPRVVEPLSVPG from the coding sequence GTGAGCGAGGCCACGCGCAGGGTCATCGGCCCGGCGACGCCGCGGCCGCGCGGCCGGCCCGGGCGGGCCGCGCTCGGCTCGGTGGCGGTGCTGACGCTGCTGGCGGTGATCCTCGAGGTCTCGGTCATGCCGTACGTCAACCTGTTCGACGGCATCCCGGACCTGATCGCGCCGACCGTGGTGGCCGTGGCGCTGCTGCGCGGCTCGCTCGTCGGCGCCGTCACCGGCTTCGCCGCCGGGCTGCTCGTGGAGATGACCGCGCCGATCGGCACCCTCGGCGTGCTGGCCCTGCTCTACCTCGTCGTGGGCGCCTGGTGCGGCCGCTACTGCGAGCGCGAGGAGTCGTCGAGCCTGCTGGCGCCGCTCGGCCTCTCGGTGGCCGCGGCCCTGTTCGTGCAGCTCGGCTACATGCTCGTGCAGCTGATGCTCGGCAACGGCATGCCGGCGTCCGAGTTCGTCGCCGAGGTGCTGTTCCCGACCCTGGCCCTGACCGCCCTGCTCAGCCCGCCGGTGGTGCTGGCGGCGCGGCGGCGGCTGGGCGCGCCCCGCGTCGTCGAGCCCCTGTCGGTGCCCGGATGA
- the mrdA gene encoding penicillin-binding protein 2: MSTTTPGRRTTTRPGRGGGGWAPALTPRIAVRIAILGGIALALLSVLLVRLWFLQVISGEQYAERAEGNRLRTVVTEAPRGNVLTRDGVPLVTNRQGENLVARPRELTGPRRERVLRRLAVRLRAAGVDTSLPAMRRAMTAGDDRPLEPVVLAENIPDDLYRYMAERRRDFPGVSLQRSWLRDYPQGALGAHIVGSTGRIGPEEIDDYRRRGYSGNETVGKGGIEAQYERYLAGTPGEALIEVDASGEPRGREFISSQAPTPGRDIQLSIDSDTQRALEDALGQAARVTGATGASGVALDPDTGEVLALASYPTFEPEMFVERDQRKLTRFLNDSSSPGLDRAIGGVYPAGSTFKPITASAALRANLIEPTTQLESMSSITLYEQEFDNFRNLYHGWVDLPSAMRVSSDTYFYQVADMLYRAESERNKRFPLQEEARRFGLGKPTGIDLAGEQAGTVPDPPWKQRQYAGPDYTDFQRSWLAGDTIQLGIGQGFLQVTPLQMAVAYAAIANGGTVVTPSVGRRVLEPSGRVVRELSKGRPTRTVEIAAQDLAAIRQGLFDAANGVDGTATAVFGNLPDGKKVAGKTGTAEPGDGGEDHSWFVGYGPFEDPQIVVAVVVERGGTGANAAAPAVCTTMGAFLDYDAGLCGEGAEAN; this comes from the coding sequence ATGAGCACGACCACGCCCGGGCGGCGCACGACGACGCGCCCCGGTCGGGGCGGCGGCGGCTGGGCGCCGGCGCTGACGCCGCGCATCGCGGTGCGCATCGCGATCCTCGGCGGCATCGCCCTGGCGCTGCTCTCCGTGCTGCTCGTGCGCCTGTGGTTCCTGCAGGTGATCAGCGGCGAGCAGTACGCCGAGCGCGCCGAGGGCAACCGCCTGCGCACGGTGGTCACCGAGGCCCCGCGCGGCAACGTCCTCACCCGCGACGGCGTGCCGCTCGTCACCAACCGGCAGGGCGAGAACCTGGTCGCGCGGCCGCGTGAGCTGACCGGCCCCCGCCGCGAGCGCGTGCTGCGGCGCCTGGCCGTCCGCCTGCGCGCGGCCGGCGTCGACACCTCGCTGCCGGCGATGCGCCGCGCGATGACCGCCGGCGACGACCGGCCCCTCGAGCCGGTCGTGCTCGCGGAGAACATCCCCGACGACCTCTACCGCTACATGGCCGAGCGCCGGCGCGACTTCCCGGGCGTCTCGCTGCAGCGGTCCTGGCTGCGCGACTACCCGCAGGGCGCCCTCGGCGCCCACATCGTGGGCTCCACGGGGCGCATCGGGCCGGAGGAGATCGACGACTACCGGCGCCGCGGCTACTCCGGCAACGAGACGGTGGGCAAGGGCGGCATCGAGGCCCAGTACGAGCGGTACCTGGCCGGCACGCCGGGCGAGGCGCTCATCGAGGTCGACGCCTCGGGCGAGCCGCGCGGCCGCGAGTTCATCTCCTCGCAGGCGCCGACGCCGGGGCGCGACATCCAGCTGTCGATCGACAGCGACACGCAGCGGGCCCTCGAGGACGCGCTCGGCCAGGCCGCGCGCGTGACCGGGGCCACCGGCGCCTCGGGCGTCGCGCTCGACCCCGACACGGGGGAGGTGCTCGCGCTCGCCTCGTACCCCACCTTCGAGCCCGAGATGTTCGTGGAGCGCGACCAGCGCAAGCTGACCCGCTTCCTCAACGACAGCTCGAGCCCCGGCCTCGACCGGGCGATCGGCGGCGTCTATCCGGCAGGATCCACGTTCAAGCCCATCACCGCGTCGGCCGCGCTGCGGGCCAACCTGATCGAGCCCACCACGCAGCTCGAGTCGATGTCGTCGATCACGCTCTACGAGCAGGAGTTCGACAACTTCCGCAACCTGTACCACGGCTGGGTCGACCTGCCGTCGGCGATGCGGGTGTCGAGCGACACCTACTTCTACCAGGTGGCCGACATGCTCTACCGCGCCGAGAGCGAGCGGAACAAGCGCTTCCCGCTGCAGGAGGAGGCGCGCCGCTTCGGCCTCGGCAAGCCCACGGGCATCGACCTCGCCGGCGAGCAGGCCGGCACGGTGCCCGACCCGCCGTGGAAGCAGCGGCAGTACGCGGGCCCCGACTACACCGACTTCCAGCGCTCCTGGCTCGCGGGCGACACCATCCAGCTCGGCATCGGCCAGGGCTTCCTCCAGGTGACGCCCCTGCAGATGGCCGTCGCGTACGCCGCGATCGCCAACGGCGGCACCGTGGTCACGCCCAGCGTGGGCCGCCGGGTGCTCGAGCCGAGCGGCCGGGTGGTGCGCGAGCTGTCGAAGGGCAGGCCCACGCGGACGGTGGAGATCGCCGCGCAGGACCTCGCCGCGATCCGCCAGGGGCTGTTCGACGCGGCCAACGGGGTCGATGGCACGGCGACCGCCGTGTTCGGCAACCTGCCCGACGGCAAGAAGGTGGCGGGCAAGACCGGCACCGCCGAGCCGGGCGACGGGGGCGAGGACCACTCGTGGTTCGTCGGCTACGGCCCCTTCGAGGACCCGCAGATCGTGGTCGCGGTGGTGGTCGAGCGCGGCGGCACCGGCGCGAACGCGGCCGCCCCGGCCGTCTGCACCACGATGGGCGCCTTCCTCGACTACGACGCCGGCCTGTGCGGCGAGGGCGCGGAGGCCAACTGA
- the rodA gene encoding rod shape-determining protein RodA, whose translation MTTLAPPSGRPRSGTAERLRSAVAGLDWIMLFAVAALTAFSLFVIGRSTEGDVEGDPRFFLDRQILFVAVGGVLMLVATRIDLDWLSRWSWALWGGLLGALAVVFAFASTIRGTRSWIELGPFNLQPSEMGKIVIMVVLAALVIDRADDIGSLRFTALAAVVASIPAVIIFLQPDLGTSLVYWVVLAAVLFLAGVPWVQFATFGSALAVVILAVLWILPAAGMPVLKEYQVERLTAFMGAERDSSDAGYQLDQSKTAIGSGGTLGKGPDGATQANNNFLPEHHTDFIFAVTSEMFGFAGGGLLILLFGLLIWRGLRTMARASSQMDMLVAGAIVAMLCFQVFVNIGMNVGIMPITGIPLPLMSYGGSHTLSTMAAIGLLLGIHQRRSAVPG comes from the coding sequence ATGACGACGCTCGCCCCGCCCTCCGGACGCCCGCGCAGCGGCACGGCCGAGCGCCTGCGCTCGGCCGTGGCCGGGCTCGACTGGATCATGCTGTTCGCCGTCGCGGCGCTCACGGCGTTCAGCCTGTTCGTGATCGGCCGCTCGACCGAGGGCGACGTCGAGGGCGACCCGCGCTTCTTCCTCGACCGCCAGATCCTGTTCGTGGCGGTGGGCGGCGTGCTGATGCTGGTGGCCACCCGCATCGACCTCGACTGGCTCAGCCGCTGGTCGTGGGCGCTGTGGGGCGGCCTGCTGGGCGCCCTCGCGGTCGTGTTCGCGTTCGCGAGCACCATCCGCGGCACGCGGTCGTGGATCGAGCTCGGGCCGTTCAACCTGCAGCCGTCCGAGATGGGCAAGATCGTGATCATGGTCGTGCTGGCGGCGCTGGTCATCGACCGCGCCGACGACATCGGCTCGCTGCGCTTCACGGCGCTCGCGGCGGTCGTCGCGTCCATCCCGGCGGTGATCATCTTCCTGCAGCCCGACCTCGGGACCTCGCTGGTCTACTGGGTCGTGCTCGCGGCCGTGCTGTTCCTGGCCGGCGTGCCGTGGGTGCAGTTCGCGACCTTCGGCTCCGCGCTGGCCGTGGTGATCCTCGCCGTGCTGTGGATCCTGCCGGCGGCCGGCATGCCGGTGCTGAAGGAGTACCAGGTGGAGCGCCTCACGGCGTTCATGGGCGCCGAGCGCGACTCGAGCGACGCCGGCTACCAGCTCGACCAGAGCAAGACGGCCATCGGCTCGGGCGGCACGCTCGGCAAGGGGCCCGACGGCGCGACCCAGGCCAACAACAACTTCCTGCCCGAGCACCACACCGACTTCATCTTCGCCGTGACGTCCGAGATGTTCGGCTTCGCCGGCGGCGGGCTGCTGATCCTGCTGTTCGGCCTGCTGATCTGGAGGGGGTTGCGGACGATGGCCCGCGCCTCCAGTCAGATGGACATGCTCGTGGCCGGCGCGATCGTCGCCATGCTCTGCTTCCAGGTGTTCGTTAACATCGGCATGAACGTGGGCATCATGCCGATCACCGGGATCCCGCTCCCGCTCATGAGCTACGGGGGGAGTCACACCCTCTCGACCATGGCGGCCATCGGGCTGCTGCTCGGCATCCACCAGCGCCGCTCGGCCGTCCCCGGCTAG
- a CDS encoding DUF697 domain-containing protein, translated as MGALGLATRGLKAARPVLDAVRAAEALAKEGGEVALLPGGESATRRVREILGTPPATPNEDALAVLAVAEPADVERGLPALARRRRSGGGALALVVGPHERRQELERLLLAGHRIEMSDVAHVVSLDDRRGVDDVIESVLARLGDEQIAAGARNPGLRAAVGRRVVTAAARRSAAIGALPLPGLDMPVLALLQVRMVAELAAVYDRPVGAERALEAMAVVGAGFGWRAVGRSASAAIPVAGWAVRGTVAYGATRAIGEAALARLADGHDLIEGGAPLEKARPIIDRLTGRLGG; from the coding sequence GTGGGCGCCCTCGGACTGGCCACGCGCGGCCTCAAGGCCGCGCGACCCGTGCTGGACGCCGTGCGCGCCGCCGAGGCCCTCGCGAAGGAGGGCGGCGAGGTCGCCCTGCTGCCGGGCGGCGAGTCCGCGACCCGGCGCGTGCGCGAGATCCTCGGCACGCCGCCGGCCACGCCCAACGAGGACGCGCTGGCCGTGCTGGCCGTCGCCGAGCCGGCCGACGTCGAGCGCGGCCTGCCGGCGCTGGCGCGCCGGCGCCGCTCGGGCGGCGGCGCGCTCGCCCTGGTGGTGGGCCCGCACGAGCGCCGGCAGGAGCTGGAGCGCCTGCTGCTGGCGGGCCACCGCATCGAGATGTCGGACGTCGCGCACGTGGTGTCGCTCGACGACCGGCGCGGGGTGGACGACGTGATCGAGTCGGTGCTGGCGCGGCTCGGCGACGAGCAGATCGCCGCCGGCGCCCGCAACCCCGGCCTGCGCGCGGCCGTCGGCAGGCGCGTGGTGACCGCGGCCGCCCGGCGCTCCGCGGCGATCGGCGCCCTGCCGCTGCCGGGGCTCGACATGCCGGTGCTCGCGCTGCTGCAGGTGCGGATGGTCGCCGAGCTCGCCGCCGTGTACGACCGGCCCGTCGGCGCGGAGCGCGCCCTCGAGGCCATGGCGGTCGTGGGCGCGGGGTTCGGCTGGAGGGCCGTCGGGCGCAGCGCGTCCGCGGCGATCCCGGTCGCCGGCTGGGCGGTGCGGGGCACGGTCGCCTACGGCGCGACCCGCGCCATCGGCGAGGCCGCGCTCGCGCGCCTCGCGGACGGCCACGATCTCATCGAGGGCGGCGCCCCACTCGAGAAGGCGCGCCCCATCATCGATCGTCTCACCGGCCGGCTCGGCGGGTGA
- a CDS encoding Rne/Rng family ribonuclease: protein MDRAETRVAILEDGRAAECYIERRGQRSVVGHVWKGRVENVLAGMEAAFIEIGLEKNGFLHVDEVVALGVPKRKRQIADLLKRGDEVLVQATKDPMGTKGVRLTMQLSLAGRFVVYVPYGDGVGVSKRLPDDERTRLRAICGALPLESGGLIVRTAAAGASAREIARDLAYLKKLWETLQERGKLATAPTLLYSEADISLRVIRDLLNSDVKEVLVDDRAQFERVTGFLRRTSPEMADRVRHWDGDTPLFEQYGVERAIRNTVERRVPLPSGGYLVIDDTEAMTVIDVNSGRNVGKGGSRLEDTITKTNLEAATEVVRQLRLRDIGGIIIIDFIDMDDERNRKAVKAALDTALAGDRTRTYVVDISPLGLVEMTRQNISDGPREIMSEVCPTCAGVGIILSDETHAIAVERELRQSLAGRSEAATVVVHPRVADVILSEDGARLAALEADIGCPIRVERDGNVAPGSVRVKGGSGSGAAAERPAAAGSAPSPTRSSASRRRVSSRSS, encoded by the coding sequence GTGGACCGCGCCGAGACCCGCGTGGCGATCCTGGAGGACGGCCGCGCGGCCGAGTGCTACATCGAGCGCCGCGGCCAGCGCTCGGTGGTGGGCCACGTCTGGAAGGGCCGGGTGGAGAACGTCCTCGCCGGCATGGAGGCCGCCTTCATCGAGATCGGCCTCGAGAAGAACGGCTTCCTGCACGTCGACGAGGTCGTTGCCCTCGGCGTGCCCAAGCGCAAGCGCCAGATCGCCGACCTGCTGAAGCGCGGCGACGAGGTCCTCGTGCAGGCGACGAAGGACCCCATGGGCACGAAGGGGGTGCGGCTCACCATGCAGCTGTCGCTCGCCGGCCGCTTCGTGGTCTACGTGCCGTACGGCGACGGCGTCGGCGTGTCCAAGCGCCTGCCCGACGACGAGCGCACCCGCCTGCGCGCGATCTGCGGCGCGCTGCCGCTCGAGAGCGGCGGCCTGATCGTGCGCACCGCGGCGGCCGGCGCCTCCGCCCGCGAGATCGCCCGCGACCTCGCCTACCTCAAGAAGCTCTGGGAGACCCTCCAGGAGCGCGGCAAGCTGGCCACGGCGCCGACGCTGCTCTACTCCGAGGCCGACATCTCGCTGCGCGTCATCCGCGACCTCCTCAACTCCGACGTGAAGGAGGTCCTGGTCGACGACCGCGCCCAGTTCGAGCGCGTGACGGGCTTCCTGCGGCGCACCTCGCCGGAGATGGCCGACCGCGTGCGCCACTGGGACGGCGACACGCCCCTGTTCGAGCAGTACGGCGTCGAGCGGGCGATCCGCAACACCGTCGAGCGGCGCGTCCCGCTGCCGTCGGGCGGCTACCTGGTGATCGACGACACCGAGGCCATGACGGTCATCGACGTCAACTCGGGCCGCAACGTCGGCAAGGGCGGCTCCCGCCTCGAGGACACGATCACCAAGACCAACCTCGAGGCCGCCACCGAGGTCGTCCGCCAGCTGCGCCTGCGCGACATCGGCGGCATCATCATCATCGACTTCATCGACATGGACGACGAGCGCAACCGCAAGGCGGTGAAGGCCGCGCTCGACACCGCGCTCGCCGGCGACCGCACGCGGACCTACGTGGTCGACATCTCGCCGCTCGGCCTGGTCGAGATGACGCGCCAGAACATCTCCGACGGGCCGCGCGAGATCATGAGCGAGGTCTGCCCGACGTGCGCAGGCGTGGGGATCATCCTGAGCGACGAGACCCACGCGATCGCCGTGGAGCGCGAGCTGCGCCAGTCCCTTGCCGGCCGCAGCGAGGCGGCGACCGTCGTCGTGCACCCCCGCGTCGCCGACGTCATCCTCAGCGAGGACGGCGCCCGCCTCGCCGCCCTCGAGGCCGACATCGGATGCCCGATCCGCGTCGAGCGCGACGGCAACGTCGCCCCGGGCTCGGTCCGCGTCAAGGGCGGCTCGGGGTCCGGCGCCGCCGCCGAGCGCCCGGCCGCGGCCGGCTCCGCGCCGTCGCCTACCCGCTCCTCCGCCTCCCGGCGGAGGGTCTCCTCCCGCAGCTCGTAG
- the rplU gene encoding 50S ribosomal protein L21, which produces MPNYAVIALGGKQYRVREGERLLVDRLAHDEGASFQPRVLATGDDGGIADGGAVTATVEEHVLGRKVRVFTYKPKRNSRRSRGHRSRLSRVRIESITAG; this is translated from the coding sequence GTGCCGAACTACGCCGTCATCGCCCTCGGGGGCAAGCAGTACCGCGTCCGCGAAGGCGAGCGCCTGCTCGTCGACCGCCTCGCCCACGACGAGGGGGCCAGCTTCCAGCCGCGCGTCCTCGCCACCGGTGACGACGGCGGCATCGCCGACGGCGGCGCCGTCACCGCGACGGTGGAGGAGCACGTGCTCGGCCGGAAGGTCCGCGTCTTCACCTACAAGCCGAAGCGGAACTCGCGCAGGTCGCGCGGGCACCGCTCGCGCCTGTCGCGGGTCCGCATCGAGTCGATCACCGCCGGCTGA
- the rpmA gene encoding 50S ribosomal protein L27 yields the protein MAHKKGGGSSRNGRDSKPKMLGVKVFAGQVVPAGSIIVRQRGTRFKPADGTGIGRDHTIFATVSGRVEFTQGRKGRRIFVRPEEPAAV from the coding sequence ATGGCACACAAGAAGGGTGGCGGCTCCAGCCGCAACGGTCGTGACTCCAAGCCGAAGATGCTCGGCGTGAAGGTGTTCGCCGGGCAGGTCGTGCCGGCCGGGTCGATCATCGTGCGCCAGCGCGGGACCCGCTTCAAGCCGGCCGACGGCACGGGGATCGGCCGCGACCACACGATCTTCGCCACGGTCTCCGGCCGCGTGGAGTTCACGCAGGGCCGCAAGGGCCGGCGCATCTTCGTGCGCCCCGAGGAGCCCGCGGCCGTCTAG
- a CDS encoding GTPase, with protein sequence MAFTDTAQINVEGGHGGNGCLSFRREPKIPRGGPDGGNGGRGGGVVLEADEQVTDLSRFRHAVHHRAANGGHGQGKSRHGHAGADLVVPVPPGTRVIRDGHTIAELVHPGDRVAVARGGDGGIGNKAFKSSTRQAPRTTVPGAAGEEAWLRLELRLPVDVAIVGLPNAGKSAVLVALTGAGATVAPYPQSTREPALGPLEDEDGNLYLVADLPGVDADGTPRRDAHLGQLERAAVVLHVIDGGDPEPAAERIARVREGIAPFVPEGAHEVVVATRADAPGASPGPADLAVDAETGSGVDELRERLLGILSARRRQPR encoded by the coding sequence GTGGCCTTCACCGACACGGCGCAGATCAACGTGGAGGGCGGCCACGGCGGGAACGGCTGCCTGTCGTTCCGCCGCGAGCCGAAGATCCCGCGCGGCGGGCCCGACGGCGGCAACGGCGGCCGGGGCGGCGGCGTCGTGCTCGAGGCCGACGAGCAGGTCACCGACCTCTCGCGCTTCCGGCACGCCGTGCACCACCGTGCGGCGAACGGGGGCCACGGGCAGGGCAAGTCGCGCCACGGGCACGCGGGCGCCGACCTGGTCGTCCCCGTGCCGCCCGGCACGCGGGTCATCCGCGACGGGCACACCATCGCCGAGCTGGTCCACCCGGGGGACCGGGTCGCGGTCGCGCGCGGCGGCGACGGCGGCATCGGCAACAAGGCCTTCAAGTCGTCGACCCGCCAGGCGCCCCGCACCACCGTCCCGGGCGCGGCGGGCGAGGAGGCGTGGCTGCGCCTGGAGCTGCGCCTGCCGGTCGACGTGGCGATCGTCGGCCTGCCGAACGCCGGCAAGAGCGCCGTGCTCGTGGCGCTGACCGGCGCCGGCGCCACCGTCGCCCCGTACCCGCAGTCCACCCGCGAGCCGGCCCTGGGGCCGCTCGAGGACGAGGACGGCAACCTCTACCTGGTGGCCGACCTCCCCGGCGTCGACGCCGACGGCACCCCCCGTCGCGACGCCCACCTCGGGCAGCTCGAGCGCGCCGCCGTGGTGCTGCACGTGATCGACGGCGGCGACCCCGAGCCCGCCGCCGAGCGGATCGCGCGCGTGCGGGAGGGGATCGCCCCGTTCGTGCCCGAGGGCGCCCACGAGGTCGTGGTCGCCACGCGCGCCGACGCGCCGGGCGCGTCGCCCGGGCCGGCCGACCTGGCGGTCGACGCCGAGACCGGCTCGGGCGTCGACGAGCTGCGGGAGCGGCTGCTCGGCATCCTCAGCGCCCGCCGCCGGCAGCCCCGCTGA